A region of Peromyscus eremicus chromosome 17, PerEre_H2_v1, whole genome shotgun sequence DNA encodes the following proteins:
- the LOC131894691 gene encoding neutrophil antibiotic peptide NP-2-like, whose protein sequence is MRTLTLLIALLVALQTQAEPLQRRAEEVLDQEQLGEDDQDMSISFGGDESSALQDADVRSGLTCYCRLRGCEFGEHLIGYCRYQNVIYRLCCRT, encoded by the exons ATGAGGACACTCACTCTACTCATTGCCCTTCTGGTGGCCCTCCAGACCCAGGCAGAACCTCTCCAAAGAAGAGCTGAGGAGGTTCTAGACCAGGAGCAGCTGGGAGAGGATGACCAGGATATGTCCATATCCTTTGGAGGGGATGAAAGCAGTGCTCTTCAAGATGCAG ATGTGAGGTCAGGCTTGACCTGCTATTGCAGAttaagaggctgtgaatttggaGAACACCTCATTGGGTACTGCAGGTACCAGAATGTCATCTACCGACTCTGCTGCCGCACATGA